The Eublepharis macularius isolate TG4126 chromosome 8, MPM_Emac_v1.0, whole genome shotgun sequence genome contains a region encoding:
- the HACD4 gene encoding very-long-chain (3R)-3-hydroxyacyl-CoA dehydratase 4 — protein MEAYYIFSYYLTQFCGHSWILINMIIRFMSFGEDSVADTFYSIGLGMRICQLLSILELLHIFLGIEKDRFFPRLLQITERIIILFVVIVSQEEVQGKSVVCFLFFLWSFLDVVRYTHCMLAAIGLYFQGLTQLNYMLWILLYPLSVLAEAFAIYESLPYFETSGTYSIEVPLPFAVSIYFPYILKMYMITLFGGMYFIVRYLSTEWKAHLRHCNGKAKSS, from the exons ATGGAAGCCTATTACATTTTCAGCTATTACTTGACCCAGTTTTGTGGACATTCCTGGATATTAATTAATATGATCATCAGATTCATGTCTTTTGGGGAAG ATTCCGTAGCAGATACTTTCTATTCTATTGGACTCGGAATGCGTATTTGCCAGTTGTTGTCTATACTGGAGCTCTTGCATATTTTTCTTGGCATTGAAAAAGATCGGTTTTTCCCAAGACTTTTACAG ATTACAGAAAGAATCATAATCTTATTCGTTGTGATCGTTAGTCAAGAAGAAGTTCAAGGGAAATCTGTGGTGTGCTTCTTATTTTTCCTCTGGAGCTTCCTTGATGTGGTCAG GTACACTCACTGCATGTTAGCAGCGATAGGACTATACTTCCAAGGACTGACACAGCTCAATTATATGTTATGGATTCTTTTATATCCACTATCAGTGTTGGCTGAAG CATTTGCAATTTATGAATCGCTGCCTTACTTTGAAACTTCTGGCACTTACTCCATCGAGGTGCCATTGCCATTTGCTGTATCCATCTACTTTCCTTATATACTAAAAATGTACATGATAACATTGTTTGGAG GTATGTACTTCATCGTCCGATATCTCAGCACAGAATGGAAGGCTCATCTAAGACACTGCAACGGCAAAGCAAAAAGCAGTTag